The Streptomyces sp. HSG2 genome has a segment encoding these proteins:
- a CDS encoding lantibiotic dehydratase, whose amino-acid sequence MTTDNTAADTTWRPGRRFLLRVAGLPVDTLHGLRCPGGVRWAEDVLAAEEELAGAGRELSEVLHALVPAAESQADDAGRRALLAMRRDVFNNRVPAAGASALALVEALDPVAAARTRSWLTNRGELDRLREAGGRTLRAELAECRAALRDLVAEPRLRRGLQLASPTLERRLDAYARSASDGRPDKRTRKVERSLLSYLYRTVCKTSPFSSFTGVALGTFVEGDDPSVRLDPTWRSRARINVVVLARVAERVLASPALRADLPVRLASGWGGDERRVRYVRRWVTAGDDDAAVTFDSVRDRLFYLRRSGTLDRIITLLGTGEPRYGDLVEWLDSTYGSGAGPAEQYVSALLTLGLIRVPCLETDVHTGDPLRSFQESLRGLERPWADALAEELGAAASLVDDFPDADTAGRERILRDLRDRLERAQRLLGDDPAALPQTLLYEDVDAGANVSCGMGAWTGRDGGALRSVERILPAFDLTLPQRLTFKGFFVARHGRGGRCDDLLGLVHDFHEDFFDQYLSFTSKRVPFDAEGEYVPEENWLGLGEIKALDRARRAFVAGMRELWSRHAGDGDLVLTDEYLRPVAAELEGLRAPFTPQSHHLQVASEGGEPLLVLNRSYGGLSFPFSRFTHVWDEGGGPGVCDALREQAAGLTPPGAVLAELTGGPVTSNLNLHGRLTEYQIVCPGETSTVPEERRIHLDDLRLEHDAREDRLVLRSKRLGREVIPVYLGYLVPLALPETPRTLLLLSPTSMAPLDVWAGVPAGPARQGVARRPRVRHGDLVLARRGWSTTGAFLPLSPADASEEARFLAWRRWRRLHGLPARVFATVSGGPPGAAGTKPQYVDFDSPLSLAAFAALVKSDEDRVELREALPTEDAPHAVSDRGGHVAELSVETYTTTRHTEETAPCPM is encoded by the coding sequence ATGACCACGGACAACACCGCCGCGGACACCACCTGGCGCCCGGGCCGGCGCTTTTTGCTGAGAGTGGCCGGCCTGCCGGTCGACACGCTCCACGGCCTGCGCTGCCCCGGCGGGGTGCGGTGGGCCGAGGACGTCCTGGCGGCCGAGGAGGAGCTGGCCGGCGCCGGTCGGGAGTTGAGCGAGGTCCTGCACGCGCTCGTCCCCGCCGCCGAGAGCCAGGCCGACGACGCCGGCCGGCGCGCGCTGCTGGCCATGCGCCGCGACGTGTTCAACAACCGAGTGCCCGCGGCCGGCGCCTCGGCCCTGGCACTGGTGGAGGCGCTGGACCCCGTCGCGGCCGCGCGGACGCGGAGCTGGCTGACCAACCGAGGGGAGTTGGACCGCTTGCGGGAGGCCGGGGGGCGGACGCTGCGAGCGGAACTGGCCGAGTGCCGCGCGGCGCTGCGCGACCTGGTCGCCGAGCCACGCCTGCGGCGCGGTCTCCAACTCGCCTCGCCCACGCTGGAGCGACGTCTGGACGCCTACGCCCGATCCGCGTCGGACGGGCGCCCGGACAAGCGGACGCGGAAGGTCGAACGCTCGCTGTTGTCCTACCTGTACCGGACGGTCTGCAAGACCAGCCCCTTCAGCTCCTTCACCGGTGTGGCCCTGGGAACCTTCGTCGAGGGCGACGACCCCTCCGTCCGCCTCGACCCCACATGGCGGAGTCGGGCGCGGATCAACGTCGTGGTGCTCGCCCGCGTCGCCGAACGAGTCCTCGCCTCCCCCGCGCTCCGCGCCGACCTGCCGGTGCGGCTCGCCTCGGGGTGGGGCGGAGACGAGCGTCGCGTACGGTACGTCAGGCGCTGGGTCACCGCGGGCGACGACGACGCGGCCGTCACCTTCGACTCGGTCAGGGACCGGCTCTTCTACCTCCGGCGCAGCGGCACGTTGGACCGAATCATCACGCTGCTCGGCACGGGCGAGCCGCGCTACGGCGACCTGGTGGAGTGGTTGGACTCCACGTACGGGTCCGGGGCCGGGCCCGCCGAACAGTACGTCTCGGCGTTGCTGACGCTGGGCCTCATCCGGGTCCCGTGCCTGGAGACCGACGTGCACACCGGGGATCCGCTGCGCTCCTTCCAGGAGTCCCTGCGCGGGCTGGAGCGTCCGTGGGCCGACGCGCTGGCCGAGGAACTCGGCGCCGCCGCCTCCTTGGTCGACGACTTCCCGGACGCGGACACCGCCGGGCGGGAGCGGATCCTGCGGGACCTGCGGGACCGCCTGGAGCGGGCCCAACGCCTGCTCGGCGACGACCCGGCGGCCCTGCCACAGACCCTGCTGTACGAGGACGTCGACGCCGGGGCGAACGTGTCCTGCGGGATGGGGGCGTGGACGGGGCGCGACGGCGGAGCCCTGCGCTCGGTGGAACGGATTCTGCCCGCCTTCGACCTCACCCTGCCGCAGCGGCTCACGTTCAAGGGGTTCTTCGTCGCCCGCCACGGTCGCGGGGGGCGCTGCGACGACCTGCTGGGGCTGGTGCACGACTTCCACGAGGACTTCTTCGACCAGTACCTGTCGTTCACCTCCAAACGCGTGCCCTTCGACGCCGAGGGCGAGTACGTTCCGGAGGAGAACTGGCTGGGGCTGGGGGAGATCAAGGCCCTGGACCGGGCGCGGCGGGCGTTCGTCGCCGGGATGCGGGAACTCTGGTCGCGGCACGCCGGCGACGGGGATCTCGTCCTGACCGACGAGTACCTGAGGCCCGTCGCCGCGGAACTGGAGGGCCTGCGGGCTCCGTTCACCCCGCAGAGCCACCACCTTCAGGTGGCGTCGGAGGGGGGCGAGCCGCTGCTGGTGCTCAACCGCTCCTACGGTGGGCTGTCGTTCCCCTTCAGCCGCTTCACCCACGTGTGGGACGAGGGCGGCGGTCCGGGTGTCTGCGACGCGCTGCGGGAGCAGGCCGCGGGTCTCACGCCCCCGGGCGCGGTCCTCGCGGAGCTGACCGGCGGTCCCGTGACGAGCAACCTCAATCTGCACGGCCGGCTCACCGAGTATCAGATCGTGTGCCCGGGGGAGACCAGCACCGTGCCCGAGGAGCGGCGCATCCACCTGGACGACCTCCGCCTGGAGCACGACGCGCGCGAGGACCGACTGGTGCTGCGCTCGAAGCGCCTGGGACGCGAGGTGATCCCGGTGTACCTGGGCTATCTGGTGCCCCTCGCGCTTCCGGAGACGCCCCGCACGCTGCTGCTGCTGTCCCCGACGTCGATGGCCCCGCTCGACGTGTGGGCCGGGGTCCCCGCCGGTCCGGCCCGTCAGGGGGTCGCCCGCCGTCCCCGTGTCCGGCACGGCGACCTGGTCCTGGCGCGACGGGGGTGGTCCACGACCGGCGCCTTCCTTCCCCTGTCCCCGGCCGACGCGTCGGAGGAGGCGAGGTTCCTCGCCTGGCGGCGGTGGCGGCGTCTGCACGGGCTCCCGGCCCGGGTCTTCGCCACCGTCTCCGGCGGTCCGCCCGGAGCGGCGGGCACCAAGCCGCAGTACGTCGACTTCGACAGCCCACTGTCGCTCGCGGCGTTCGCCGCCCTGGTCAAGTCGGACGAGGATCGGGTCGAACTGCGCGAGGCGCTGCCCACCGAGGACGCGCCGCACGCCGTGAGCGACCGCGGCGGCCACGTCGCCGAGCTCTCCGTCGAGACGTACACCACCACCCGACACACCGAGGAGACGGCACCGTGTCCGATGTGA
- a CDS encoding SagB family peptide dehydrogenase: MGFAREYATAILHRGRTPMEPTDFVPDWADRPRKAKFYPGARSFSLPEAPYPAEATVAAGCLPGGRPGPERSFSLPLLSGMLRDSYGLVGRRLGVQANTDLAALPHYARANWSRGTASGGGLYPVSVYWVTGRSGPLTPGVYYYAPHRHAIQRLLAGDVSGEVHDALGALDAATDQYLVLGVKYWQNSFKYNNFAFHAVSMDVGALLQTWRLWSRARGLSVAPALWFDEARLARLLGLGEDEEGLFAVVPLSWDAPPPPTRTPRGMGAAVRSRDLERSRRVLGFETLRRVHRATTGRAADRPAPGALDGCGPVDRGEGEPVPLPPAAFPEVDVRTALRARRSSFGRFDATVPLTAGQLATTLAACAETRLDSDAEPAGTPRLARLYAFVNHVEGVEPGAYSYDPEAHALRLVASGAPGSFLQSNYFLSNYNLEQAGAVVVPTIRTQSVLECVGDRGYRWVNATVGAVAQTFYTAASALGLGAGVALGFDNVSYIERLGLEKDGEAPLLIMPLGNERPRPADFRSEIA; encoded by the coding sequence ATGGGCTTCGCCCGGGAATACGCCACGGCCATCCTGCACCGGGGTCGGACGCCGATGGAGCCGACCGACTTCGTGCCCGACTGGGCGGACCGGCCACGGAAGGCGAAGTTCTATCCGGGCGCCCGGTCCTTCTCGCTGCCCGAGGCTCCCTACCCGGCGGAGGCGACGGTCGCCGCCGGTTGCCTGCCCGGAGGGCGCCCCGGGCCCGAGCGGAGCTTCTCCCTGCCCCTGCTGTCCGGCATGCTGCGGGACTCCTACGGGCTGGTGGGCCGACGCCTCGGCGTGCAGGCCAACACCGACCTCGCGGCGCTTCCTCACTACGCGCGGGCCAACTGGTCCCGGGGCACGGCCTCGGGGGGCGGTCTCTACCCGGTGAGCGTCTACTGGGTCACCGGACGTTCGGGGCCTCTCACGCCCGGGGTCTACTACTACGCCCCGCACCGCCACGCGATCCAGCGGCTCCTGGCGGGTGACGTGAGCGGGGAGGTCCACGACGCCCTCGGCGCCCTCGACGCGGCCACGGACCAGTATCTGGTGCTGGGGGTCAAGTATTGGCAGAACTCGTTCAAATACAACAACTTCGCGTTCCATGCCGTCTCCATGGACGTGGGGGCGCTGTTGCAGACCTGGCGCCTCTGGAGTCGGGCCCGCGGGCTGAGCGTGGCGCCGGCGCTCTGGTTCGACGAGGCGCGGCTGGCGCGGCTGCTGGGTCTGGGCGAGGACGAGGAAGGGTTGTTCGCCGTGGTCCCCCTGAGCTGGGACGCGCCCCCGCCTCCGACGCGGACGCCGCGAGGGATGGGGGCCGCGGTGCGGTCGCGGGACCTGGAGCGGTCCCGTCGGGTGCTCGGCTTCGAGACCCTGCGCCGTGTCCACCGCGCCACGACGGGGCGCGCGGCCGACCGTCCCGCGCCGGGGGCGCTGGACGGGTGCGGTCCGGTGGACCGCGGCGAGGGCGAGCCGGTGCCGTTGCCCCCGGCGGCCTTCCCGGAGGTGGACGTCCGCACGGCGCTGCGAGCCCGGCGCAGCAGCTTCGGACGCTTCGACGCCACCGTCCCGTTGACGGCCGGACAATTGGCGACCACGCTCGCCGCCTGCGCGGAGACGCGGTTGGACAGCGACGCCGAGCCGGCCGGGACACCGCGCCTGGCGCGGCTCTACGCCTTCGTCAACCACGTCGAGGGGGTCGAACCGGGAGCCTACTCCTACGACCCCGAGGCACACGCGCTGCGGCTGGTGGCCTCCGGCGCTCCGGGATCGTTCCTGCAGAGCAACTACTTCCTGTCCAACTACAACCTCGAACAGGCGGGGGCCGTCGTCGTCCCGACGATACGGACCCAGTCCGTGTTGGAGTGCGTCGGCGACCGGGGGTACCGGTGGGTCAACGCCACAGTGGGGGCGGTCGCCCAGACCTTCTACACCGCGGCCTCGGCGCTGGGCCTGGGCGCGGGCGTCGCCCTGGGCTTCGACAACGTCTCCTACATCGAGCGACTCGGACTGGAGAAGGACGGTGAGGCGCCCCTGCTGATCATGCCGCTGGGCAACGAACGACCGCGACCGGCGGACTTCCGCTCCGAGATCGCCTGA
- a CDS encoding TOMM precursor leader peptide-binding protein has protein sequence MAGPLRAALNRLGRGDLAVSVGALGLRDAFAEERDLDAPEAVPVRLYGRQAVVGPVPGEADSPCPLCLARRWQAVRSVALRDALERGGSTHAAGAWPYALPFAADALASVVVRASSRSGRVPFPDVYVLDLSSSSVRGYPLVPDPECPGCSRPVEDTAEDAAVALGPAPMHAPGTFRRRGIESHDLDVAAFANPICGALGPSVVYDVSSTSTSATIGCFSLRSGGYLRETFWGGHAGSFGVSARVGVLEGLERYAGMRARAKRTRVIGTLRKFGEKAVDPRRVGLYSPEFHRADPRVAPFSPDREIPWVWGWSLRDGAERLVPEILTYYHAPGLENRFVQESSNGCASGGCVEEAVYFGLMEVVERDAFLLSWYGRQPLPEIDPATSSRPATRQLVDRLAMYGYRARFFDTRITFPIPVITAVAERSDGGIGRMCFGAGAGLDPEAALDAALCEIATDAVNLPDRTRRDEARLRAMAADFTRVTALHDHPLVYGLPEMAAHADFLLRPRVAGKQSAVGDLAWSGAPDTSDLRDAVERCVTAVADAGFDVVVVDQTLPEQARLGLHTFSVLVPGLLPIDFGWSRQRALGMPRLRTALREAGLRDRDLVPADLNPAPHPFP, from the coding sequence ATGGCCGGGCCGCTGCGCGCCGCCCTGAACAGACTGGGACGGGGCGACCTGGCGGTGTCGGTCGGCGCGCTCGGGCTGCGCGACGCCTTCGCGGAGGAGCGGGACCTCGACGCGCCCGAGGCGGTGCCGGTACGCCTCTACGGGCGGCAGGCCGTCGTCGGTCCCGTTCCCGGGGAGGCCGACTCGCCCTGCCCCCTGTGTCTGGCGCGGCGCTGGCAGGCCGTTCGTTCGGTGGCGCTGCGCGACGCCCTGGAGCGAGGAGGCTCCACGCACGCCGCGGGGGCCTGGCCGTACGCCCTGCCCTTCGCCGCCGACGCGCTGGCCTCCGTCGTGGTGCGGGCGAGTTCGCGTTCGGGCCGCGTGCCCTTCCCCGACGTGTACGTGCTCGATCTGTCGTCGTCGTCGGTGCGTGGCTATCCTCTGGTTCCCGACCCGGAGTGCCCCGGGTGTTCCCGGCCGGTCGAGGACACGGCCGAGGACGCGGCCGTCGCGCTCGGCCCGGCCCCGATGCACGCGCCGGGGACCTTCCGGCGCCGGGGGATCGAGAGCCACGACCTCGACGTCGCGGCCTTCGCCAACCCGATCTGCGGGGCGCTCGGGCCCTCCGTGGTGTACGACGTGTCCTCCACCTCGACGTCCGCGACGATCGGCTGCTTCTCCCTGCGTTCCGGCGGGTATCTGCGCGAGACGTTCTGGGGCGGGCACGCCGGCTCGTTCGGCGTCAGCGCCCGCGTCGGCGTGTTGGAGGGGCTGGAGCGGTACGCGGGGATGCGGGCTCGCGCCAAGCGGACGAGGGTGATCGGGACACTGAGGAAGTTCGGGGAGAAGGCCGTCGACCCGCGCCGTGTCGGGCTCTACTCTCCCGAGTTCCATCGGGCCGACCCGCGTGTCGCTCCCTTCTCCCCGGATCGGGAGATCCCCTGGGTGTGGGGTTGGTCGCTGCGCGACGGGGCCGAGCGGCTGGTGCCGGAGATCCTGACCTACTATCACGCACCGGGCCTGGAGAACCGTTTCGTCCAGGAGAGTTCCAACGGGTGTGCCTCCGGGGGCTGTGTCGAGGAAGCCGTGTACTTCGGGTTGATGGAAGTCGTCGAGCGGGACGCGTTCCTGTTGTCCTGGTACGGAAGGCAGCCACTGCCCGAGATCGACCCCGCCACCAGTTCCCGGCCCGCGACCCGCCAACTGGTGGACCGGCTGGCGATGTACGGATACCGGGCTCGCTTCTTCGACACCCGGATCACGTTCCCGATCCCCGTGATCACGGCCGTCGCCGAGCGGTCGGACGGTGGGATCGGCCGGATGTGCTTCGGGGCCGGTGCCGGACTCGATCCGGAGGCGGCGCTCGACGCCGCGCTGTGCGAGATCGCCACCGACGCGGTCAACCTCCCCGACAGGACACGCCGCGACGAGGCGCGGCTGCGCGCCATGGCGGCCGATTTCACCCGGGTGACCGCGCTGCACGACCACCCTTTGGTGTACGGACTGCCGGAGATGGCCGCGCACGCCGACTTCCTGCTGCGCCCTCGCGTCGCCGGGAAGCAGTCGGCGGTCGGAGATCTCGCCTGGTCGGGCGCGCCGGACACCTCCGACCTGCGCGACGCCGTCGAACGGTGCGTCACGGCGGTGGCCGACGCCGGTTTCGACGTGGTGGTGGTCGACCAGACTCTCCCGGAGCAGGCGCGGCTGGGTCTCCACACCTTCAGCGTCCTCGTCCCCGGTCTGCTCCCCATCGACTTCGGCTGGTCACGGCAGCGTGCCCTGGGCATGCCCCGACTGCGCACGGCGCTGCGGGAGGCCGGGCTGCGCGACCGGGACCTGGTGCCGGCCGATCTCAACCCGGCGCCGCACCCCTTCCCCTGA
- a CDS encoding TOMM precursor leader peptide-binding protein: protein MPSHRYEAVAASRPRIRHDVLFTETPDGVLFHNADGGFRLTAKSAYRFATLLVPHLDGRHTVAEICAGFGDRQRHMVGELVGTLYERGFARRVPGEDEEGGFPGPEPDGEVLRRYAAQVAYTDHYVDDAARRFRRFRDTRVAVLGTDEVARWCVTSLLRNGTAAIGVLPGIDRDGIDEEAAVAAADGCPVDVRELPAAGAPDTPPSWEGLAGYDIVVVTGGRRTPRTVVGLLREGIPAGRTLLPAWSFGGRAIVGPAMSSPTAGCLVCAVLRMGAGDASSAADVWSSLVLAPEAAQETTACRPDRPLSAMLGNLLGHEVFKTRTGALPAETAGALVLQDAESLDVTTEPLLPHPRCPWCAKTGDAVLDAPDVAGLDGEPGALALPTVDTARDADATMEELNRHSVLLRPHAGVFHRYDDEDITQTPLKLSVVVFGTAHGHTRRVAAADVHHVAGARLRALRRAAEVYAEHVVPSAHHGDADPADRLDPTTLATWSGVGGTGDEVREWTAAASLLTKKRALVPVGAVRPFGSDNREGFFEPTRAGMAAASTPSEAAARGLLSALAYDAVRRTLRDADARRLDLSAIADPELVFLSRSAVNLGVDAELLDLGERGRSGVSVVLARCAERWTVAAELSPTAAASAALRDLLGEVQSESQGLPEGTAFGGPPLGELDPRALAVVGSREAEGPATTWAEVAGRLSEAGRDALLVRTGSADLDAGGVRVVRVLLTSGADRVR, encoded by the coding sequence ATGCCTTCCCACCGGTACGAAGCCGTCGCGGCGTCGCGTCCCCGTATCCGACACGACGTCCTTTTCACCGAGACCCCGGACGGTGTGCTGTTCCACAACGCCGACGGAGGTTTCCGGCTGACCGCCAAGTCGGCCTATCGCTTCGCCACCCTGCTCGTGCCGCACCTGGACGGACGACACACCGTCGCGGAGATCTGCGCGGGGTTCGGCGATCGGCAGCGCCACATGGTGGGGGAACTCGTCGGCACCCTGTACGAACGGGGCTTCGCCCGGCGCGTGCCCGGGGAGGACGAGGAGGGTGGCTTCCCCGGGCCGGAGCCCGACGGCGAGGTACTCCGGCGCTACGCCGCCCAGGTCGCCTACACCGACCACTACGTGGACGACGCGGCCCGCCGCTTCCGACGTTTTCGCGACACCCGGGTGGCCGTCCTCGGCACGGACGAGGTGGCTCGTTGGTGCGTGACGAGTCTGCTGCGCAACGGGACCGCCGCCATCGGTGTCCTCCCGGGAATCGATCGGGACGGGATCGACGAGGAGGCGGCCGTCGCCGCCGCCGACGGGTGTCCCGTCGACGTCCGTGAGCTTCCCGCCGCCGGCGCGCCGGACACGCCACCGTCCTGGGAGGGACTGGCGGGGTACGACATCGTCGTGGTGACGGGCGGTCGGCGAACGCCGCGAACCGTCGTCGGTCTGCTGAGGGAGGGGATACCGGCCGGTCGCACCCTGCTGCCCGCCTGGTCGTTCGGCGGTCGCGCGATCGTCGGCCCGGCGATGTCCTCGCCCACCGCCGGATGCCTGGTCTGCGCGGTCCTGCGGATGGGGGCGGGCGACGCCTCGTCCGCCGCCGACGTCTGGAGTTCCCTGGTGCTCGCCCCGGAGGCGGCGCAGGAGACCACGGCGTGCCGGCCCGACCGACCGCTGTCCGCCATGCTCGGCAACCTCCTCGGTCACGAGGTGTTCAAGACCCGCACCGGCGCGCTGCCGGCCGAGACGGCGGGGGCCCTGGTCCTGCAGGACGCGGAGTCGCTCGACGTGACGACGGAACCGCTGCTCCCCCATCCGCGGTGTCCCTGGTGCGCGAAGACCGGCGACGCGGTTCTTGACGCGCCCGATGTCGCCGGGCTCGACGGCGAGCCGGGGGCGCTCGCGCTGCCCACCGTCGACACGGCCCGCGACGCCGACGCCACCATGGAGGAGCTGAACCGCCACTCGGTGCTTCTTCGCCCGCACGCGGGCGTCTTCCACCGGTACGACGACGAGGACATCACCCAGACGCCGCTCAAGCTCAGTGTCGTGGTGTTCGGCACGGCTCACGGGCACACGCGTCGGGTCGCGGCGGCCGACGTCCACCACGTGGCCGGGGCACGGCTGCGCGCGCTGCGGCGCGCGGCCGAGGTCTACGCCGAGCACGTCGTGCCGAGTGCCCACCACGGCGACGCCGACCCCGCCGACCGCCTGGACCCGACGACCCTCGCGACCTGGTCGGGCGTCGGCGGGACGGGGGACGAGGTGCGGGAGTGGACCGCGGCGGCGTCCCTGCTGACCAAGAAGCGCGCGCTGGTGCCGGTCGGGGCGGTCCGCCCCTTCGGCTCCGACAACCGGGAGGGCTTCTTCGAGCCGACGCGCGCCGGTATGGCGGCGGCCTCGACCCCGTCGGAGGCCGCCGCCCGGGGACTGCTGTCGGCCCTGGCCTACGACGCGGTGCGCCGAACGCTCCGTGACGCCGACGCGCGCCGGCTGGATCTGTCGGCGATCGCCGACCCCGAGCTCGTCTTCCTGTCGCGGTCCGCCGTCAATCTGGGGGTCGACGCGGAGCTGCTCGACCTCGGCGAGCGCGGTCGCTCCGGGGTGTCGGTGGTCCTGGCCCGCTGCGCCGAGCGGTGGACCGTGGCGGCGGAGCTGTCGCCGACGGCGGCGGCCTCGGCGGCCCTGCGCGATCTGCTGGGCGAGGTCCAGTCGGAGTCGCAGGGCCTGCCGGAGGGGACCGCCTTCGGGGGACCGCCGTTGGGGGAGCTGGACCCGAGGGCCTTGGCGGTCGTCGGGTCCCGGGAGGCGGAGGGACCCGCCACGACGTGGGCCGAGGTGGCGGGTCGGCTTTCCGAGGCGGGGCGCGACGCCCTGTTGGTCCGCACGGGTTCGGCGGATCTGGACGCCGGGGGCGTGCGCGTCGTCCGCGTCCTGCTGACCTCGGGGGCCGACCGTGTCCGATAG
- a CDS encoding BTAD domain-containing putative transcriptional regulator, producing MRFQLLGLLSIADGEDTAVLQPSKPTNLLAALLVHSGTVVSTDYLVRAVWDSEPPVTAKAALQSCVLRLRRIFAKYGIASDTIESVPGGYRMRTDDTTSDLARFRRLVRAAVSAADAGGETSLLREALALWKGPVLANVSSRMLHRDAVPRLVEERLRALERLGDIELAQGRCHEVLDIVWDAARSHPERERFSEQLIEALYRTGRQTEALAEIRGVKERLNDDLGIDPGAPLRRLELVILRGEELGGAPVGRPPAIGTARAPKALPPPRASSGRADAPADRVAKSEAVPASPGGSRRAPTAGGMSPITPVPCFAGRSAQLDALSEELGAPSSPGPVVVSGAPGIGKTALATQAAHLARDAFPAGCLTLAMTGPDGRPTDVGESSGRLPERCRPGRRLLLLDDAVSPEQVRPLVGVDADTVTLVTSRRGLAGLVATHGGVVHRLDTLTPEESRRLLVATVGAERIAAEPAAAREIARVCGHFPLALRIVAARLLTRPGLGLGDCAAWLAADPARLSLPDDPRMSVPAVFDAALARLDPDLREAFRSLACAPAGGAPPPGLSDEVLERLADAGFVEDGPPGPYRVHDLLRAHARRRSIPP from the coding sequence ATGCGGTTCCAGCTGCTGGGTCTCCTCAGCATCGCCGACGGCGAGGACACGGCCGTCCTGCAACCGTCCAAGCCGACGAACCTGTTGGCCGCCCTGCTCGTCCACTCCGGCACCGTCGTGTCCACCGACTACCTGGTCCGGGCGGTGTGGGACTCCGAGCCGCCCGTCACGGCCAAGGCGGCGTTGCAGAGCTGCGTGCTGCGCCTGCGCAGGATCTTCGCCAAGTACGGCATCGCGAGCGACACCATAGAGTCGGTGCCGGGCGGATACCGCATGCGCACCGACGACACGACATCCGACCTGGCCCGATTTCGGCGACTGGTCCGGGCGGCGGTCTCGGCGGCGGACGCGGGGGGCGAAACCTCACTTCTGCGCGAGGCGTTGGCGCTCTGGAAGGGGCCGGTGCTGGCGAACGTCTCGTCGAGAATGCTCCATCGCGACGCGGTACCACGTCTGGTCGAGGAGCGACTGCGCGCCTTGGAACGCCTGGGCGACATCGAACTGGCACAGGGACGTTGCCACGAAGTGCTGGACATCGTGTGGGACGCGGCGAGAAGCCACCCGGAACGCGAGAGGTTCTCCGAGCAGTTGATCGAGGCGCTGTACCGGACCGGCCGGCAGACCGAGGCCCTCGCCGAGATCAGGGGTGTCAAGGAGCGCCTGAACGACGACTTGGGCATCGATCCGGGGGCGCCGCTGCGCCGTCTGGAATTGGTGATACTCCGAGGCGAGGAGCTGGGTGGTGCGCCGGTGGGGCGACCGCCGGCGATCGGGACGGCACGCGCGCCGAAGGCCCTGCCGCCGCCGCGCGCGTCCTCGGGGCGGGCCGACGCGCCTGCCGACCGGGTGGCGAAGTCCGAGGCGGTGCCCGCGTCGCCGGGGGGCTCCCGGCGGGCGCCGACCGCGGGCGGGATGTCTCCGATCACCCCGGTGCCGTGCTTCGCCGGACGCTCCGCGCAGCTGGACGCGCTGTCGGAAGAGCTGGGCGCTCCCTCTTCCCCGGGACCGGTGGTGGTGTCCGGGGCGCCGGGGATCGGCAAGACCGCCCTCGCGACGCAGGCGGCCCACCTGGCTCGCGACGCCTTCCCGGCGGGCTGCCTCACTCTCGCGATGACGGGACCCGACGGACGTCCTACGGATGTCGGGGAGTCGTCGGGTCGACTCCCCGAGCGATGTCGGCCGGGACGCCGACTGCTGCTCCTGGACGACGCGGTCAGTCCGGAACAGGTGCGTCCGTTGGTCGGGGTCGACGCGGACACGGTGACGCTGGTGACGAGCCGTCGCGGGCTGGCCGGGCTGGTGGCGACCCACGGGGGCGTCGTGCACCGGCTCGACACCCTCACCCCGGAGGAGTCGCGTCGGCTGCTGGTCGCCACGGTCGGCGCCGAGCGGATCGCGGCGGAGCCGGCCGCGGCGCGCGAGATCGCCCGGGTCTGCGGTCACTTCCCCTTGGCCCTGCGGATCGTGGCGGCCCGCCTGCTGACCCGGCCGGGTCTCGGGCTCGGCGACTGCGCGGCCTGGCTGGCCGCCGACCCCGCGCGGCTCTCGTTGCCGGACGACCCCCGGATGTCGGTGCCCGCCGTGTTCGACGCAGCCCTGGCGCGGCTCGACCCGGATCTGCGCGAGGCGTTCCGTTCGCTGGCGTGCGCGCCGGCAGGCGGCGCGCCGCCCCCCGGGCTGTCGGACGAGGTGCTGGAGCGGTTGGCGGACGCCGGGTTCGTCGAGGACGGACCGCCCGGACCGTACCGGGTGCACGACCTGCTCAGGGCCCACGCGCGTCGGCGGTCGATCCCTCCCTGA